DNA sequence from the Gemmatimonadota bacterium genome:
ATGAATATGCGTGTACTGCATGCGAGCACGAATTTGAAGCTTTTCACTCCATCACCGCCGATCCCATTCGCCTGTGTCCCGAATGCGGCGAGCAAAAGGTCGAGCGTCTCATTAGTGGCGGCGCGGGGTTGATCTTTAAGGGATCGGGTTTTTACATCACCGATTATCGAAGTGAAGGATACAAGGAAGCAGCTAAAAAGGATAAAGAAGCAGCCAGCGGCAAAAAATCTGACAAAAAGAAATCAGAGACTAAAAAGACCTCTGAATCAAAAAGCTCGGATACCAAAGCAGCATAAAAAATAGAAATTATATTCTATCATGTCCCGTGCTCTGACATGGGAGCCAAACAAGGAGAATCTACATGAGCAACGTAATAGGCATTGATCTGGGAACGACCAACTCTTGTGTCGCTGTGATGGAAGGCGGCGACCCGGTTGTTGTTCCAAATTCAGAAGGGGGACGGACCACGCCCTCTGTCGTTGCATTCGCACAGGATGGGGAGCGCCTCATTGGTGAGGTTGCCAAAAGGCAGGCTGTGACCAATCCGACCAAGACCATTTATTCTATCAAGCGGTTTATGGGGCGTCGCCGAGAAGAGGTGAGCACTGAGATTTCCGAAGTGCCTTACACGGTCACGAGTGACGCCAATGGGCTGGCATCTGTACAGCTCGACGACAAGACATATACCCCGCCCGAGATTTCGGCGATGGTGCTTCAAAAGATGAAGCAAACCGCTGAAGATTATCTCGGTGAAACCATCACGCAGGCCGTGGTCACAGTTCCCGCATATTTTAATGATGCACAGCGACAGGCCACCAAAGATGCTGGCAAAATTGCTGGCCTCGATGTATTGCGCATTGTCAATGAACCAACGGCTGCATCACTGGCTTATGGGCTGGACAAAAAGAGCGATGAAAAAATCGCGGTTTTCGATCTCGGTGGCGGCACATTTGATATTTCCATTCTCGAACTGGGCGATGGCGTTTTTGAAGTCAAATCCACCAATGGCGATACCCATTTGGGTGGAGATGACTTTGATCAGCGCGTTATTGACTTTCTGGCTGAGGAATTTTTAAAAGAAAATAGCGTGGATTTGCGCCAGGATCCCATGGCTCTGCAACGCCTGAAAGAAGCGGCAGAAAAAGCCAAGTGCGAATTATCGACTTCCGCATCTACCGACATCAATCTGCCGTTTATCACAGCCGATGCATCTGGACCCAAGCATCTCAATGTCAACCTGTCGCGCGCGCGATTTGAGCAACTCGTCGATGACCTCGTCCAGCGCACGAAAGGGCCTTGTGAACAGGCTATTCGGGATGCCGGTCTTTCGGCTTCTGATATTGACGAAGTGATTCTGGTGGGCGGTTCAACGCGCATCCCCAAAGTACAGGAAATTGTGCAGGAAGTTTTTGGCAAAGAGCCTAACAGGGGGGTAAATCCCGATGAAGTTGTCGCCATTGGTGCGGCTATTCAAGCGGGTGTGCTCTCTGGAGATGTGACCGATGTGCTATTGCTCGATGTGACGCCGCTCTCGCTGGGTATTGAAACGCTCGGCGGCGTGATGACGCGCCTTATTGATCGCAACACCACAATTCCATCGAAAAAGGCCGAAGTGTTTTCAACTGCTGCCGACAGCCAGCCTTCGGTGGAGATTCACGTCTTGCAGGGCGAGCGCGATATGTCAGTAGATAATCGCACCATTGGTCGGTTCCATCTCGATGGTATTCCGCCTGCACCGCGCGGTGTGCCGCAAATTGAAGTCACATTTGACATCGATGCAAATGGTATTCTCAATGTTTCGGCAAAGGACAAGGGCACGGGCAAAGAGCAGAATATTCGCATCGAAGCATCGTCGGGATTGTCAGACGCAGAAATTGATAAAATGGTCAATGACGCACAGGCGAATGCCGCCGAAGATAAGCAGAAACGCGAGGCTGTGGAAATCAAAAATGCGGCCGAGCAGCAGGTGCATCAGACCGAAAAACAGATGGAAGAGATGGGTGACAAGGTCAGCGCTGAGACGAAGGCCAAAGTGACAGAGGCTGTTGACAAGGTCAAAGACGCCCTCAAGGGAGATAATGTCGATGCGATTAAATCGGCGAATGAAAATCTCACCCAGGTCTGGCATCAGGTTGCGAGTGAACTCTATCAGCAAGCTTCAGCAGAGGAGGGGCCCCAGGGTGCGCCAGGAGAACCTCCGTCAGGTGGTGCAGAAGGTCCCAAACAAAGCGATGATGGGGCTGTTGATGCTGAATATGAAGAAGTTGTGGATGATAAGAAGAAGTAAAGGTTGGATATCACAATAAAACGCCGAGGGCAAAAAGTCCTCGGCGTTTTTGTTTGCGTAGGGGAGCGCTAATCACGACGCTTTTTCGATTGTCACGCGAATTGCACTCAGGGGTTTGATGAACCGGAACCTGACGGTTTTGCTGCGCGTGTCGAATCCGCCTGTGCCAACATCCTGGCTCGACAATTCCCGCAAAAAGTTTGCGACCCAGGTTGTGTCGCGTTGCCATTGTGGTACGGCATTTCGGATAAACAAGCGCACGAGGTCTGCATTGCGGTTCAAGTCGGCATCGGATATATCGAGCACGGTTACCATAATTTCGGATCGCAACAAATCGACTTCTGGACCCCAGAACTCCAGTACGACTTGTCCGCTGCCCGTTGCGCCAAAATGGCGCGGCTGACCCTCGAGGGGATCCACTTCTTCCAGTATCATATCATCGGGCATGCCCGCAATCATGCCATCAATGGATA
Encoded proteins:
- the dnaK gene encoding molecular chaperone DnaK; this translates as MSNVIGIDLGTTNSCVAVMEGGDPVVVPNSEGGRTTPSVVAFAQDGERLIGEVAKRQAVTNPTKTIYSIKRFMGRRREEVSTEISEVPYTVTSDANGLASVQLDDKTYTPPEISAMVLQKMKQTAEDYLGETITQAVVTVPAYFNDAQRQATKDAGKIAGLDVLRIVNEPTAASLAYGLDKKSDEKIAVFDLGGGTFDISILELGDGVFEVKSTNGDTHLGGDDFDQRVIDFLAEEFLKENSVDLRQDPMALQRLKEAAEKAKCELSTSASTDINLPFITADASGPKHLNVNLSRARFEQLVDDLVQRTKGPCEQAIRDAGLSASDIDEVILVGGSTRIPKVQEIVQEVFGKEPNRGVNPDEVVAIGAAIQAGVLSGDVTDVLLLDVTPLSLGIETLGGVMTRLIDRNTTIPSKKAEVFSTAADSQPSVEIHVLQGERDMSVDNRTIGRFHLDGIPPAPRGVPQIEVTFDIDANGILNVSAKDKGTGKEQNIRIEASSGLSDAEIDKMVNDAQANAAEDKQKREAVEIKNAAEQQVHQTEKQMEEMGDKVSAETKAKVTEAVDKVKDALKGDNVDAIKSANENLTQVWHQVASELYQQASAEEGPQGAPGEPPSGGAEGPKQSDDGAVDAEYEEVVDDKKK
- a CDS encoding zinc ribbon domain-containing protein → EYACTACEHEFEAFHSITADPIRLCPECGEQKVERLISGGAGLIFKGSGFYITDYRSEGYKEAAKKDKEAASGKKSDKKKSETKKTSESKSSDTKAA